A single genomic interval of Bos javanicus breed banteng chromosome 8, ARS-OSU_banteng_1.0, whole genome shotgun sequence harbors:
- the LOC133253344 gene encoding LOW QUALITY PROTEIN: rho-related BTB domain-containing protein 2-like (The sequence of the model RefSeq protein was modified relative to this genomic sequence to represent the inferred CDS: inserted 1 base in 1 codon; deleted 1 base in 1 codon) — translation MDSDMDYERPNVETIKCVVVGDNAVGKTRLICARACNATLTQYQLLATHVPTVWTIDQYRVCQEVLEHSRDVVDDVSVSLRLWDTFGDHHKDRRFAYGRSDVVVLCFSIANPNSLHHFKTMWFPEIKXLCPRAPVILVGCQLDLRYADLDAVNRARRPLPREGAIKPNEILPPEKGREVAKELGIPYYETSVVAQFGIKDVFDNAIRAALISRRHLQFWKSHLHNVQQPLLQAPFLPPKPPPPLIVVPDPPSSSEECPAHLLEDPLCADVILVLRERVRISAHNIYLSTSSSKFYDRFLMDLGEGELGGPSGSGGPRSEDHRGHPDQHHHHHHHHHHHGRDFLLQAASFDVCESVEEGGGSGHAGLQASTSDGILRGNGTGYLPGRGRVLSSWSRAFVSIQEEMTEDPLTYKSRLMVVVKMDNSIQPGPFRAVLKYLYTGELDENERDLMHIAHIAELLEVFDLCMMVANILNNEAFMNQEITKAFHVHQTNRVKECLAKGTFSHVTFILDDGTISAHKPLLISSCDWMAAMFGGSLVESSTREVVFPFTSKSCMRAVLEYLYTGMFTSSPDLDDMKLIILANRLCLPHLVALTEQYTVTGLMEATQMMVDIDGDVLVFLELAQFHCAYQLADWCLHHICTNYNNVCRKFPRDMKAMSPENQQYLEKHRWPPVWYLKEEDHYQRARKEREKEDYLHLKRQPKRRWLFWNSPSSASSSAASSASPSSSSAVV, via the exons ATGGATTCTGACATGGATTATGAAAGGCCAAACGTAGAGACCATCAAGTgcgtggtggtgggggacaacgCTGTGGGCAAGACCAGGCTTATCTGTGCCCGGGCCTGCAATGCCACCCTCACCCAGTACCAGCTGCTTGCCACCCACGTGCCCACGGTTTGGACCATTGACCAGTATCGGGTATGCCAAGAG gtGCTAGAACATTCCCGAGACGTGGTGGACGATGTGAGCGTGTCTCTCCGCCTCTGGGATACCTTCGGAGACCACCACAAAGACCGGCGCTTTGCTTATGGGAG ATCTGATGTGGTGGTTCTGTGCTTCTCCATTGCCAACCCCAACTCCCTCCACCATTTCAAGACCATGTGGTTCCCAGAAATCA CCCTTTGTCCCCGAGCACCTGTCATCTTGGTGGGCTGCCAGCTGGACCTGCGTTACGCTGACCTGGACGCTGTCAATAGGGCCAGGAGACCCTTGCCTAGGGAGGGT GCCATCAAGCCCAATGAGATCcttcccccggagaagggccgAGAGGTGGCCAAGGAGCTGGGTATCCCCTACTACGAGACGAGTGTGGTGGCGCAGTTCGGTATCAAGGATGTGTTCGACAACGCCATCCGGGCAGCGCTTATCTCCCGCCGGCACCTGCAGTTCTGGAAGTCCCACCTCCACAATGTGCAGCAGCCCCTGCTGCAGGCGCCTTTCCTGCCCCCCAAGCCGCCGCCCCCGCTCATTGTGGTGCCCGACCCCCCCTCCAGCAGCGAGGAgtgccctgcccacctcctggAGGACCCGCTGTGTGCAGACGTCATCCTTGTGCTTCGGGAGCGGGTGCGCATCTCCGCGCACAATATCTACCTCTCCACATCCTCCTCCAAGTTCTACGACCGGTTCCTCATGGACCTGGGtgagggggagctggggggaCCCTCCGGGTCAGGGGGTCCCCGCTCAGAGGACCACCGGGGTCACCCTGatcaacaccaccaccatcaccaccaccaccaccaccatggccgGGACTTCCTGCTCCAGGCAGCCAGCTTTGACGTGTGTGAGAgtgtggaggagggtgggggctcTGGGCACGCTGGGCTCCAGGCATCCACCAGCGATGGGATCTTACGGGGCAATGGGACAGGGTACCTGCCTGGGCGGGGTCGAGTGCTGTCTTCCTGGAGCCGAGCTTTTGTGAGCATCCAGGAAGAGATGACAGAAGACCCACTGACTTATAAATCCcggctgatggtggtggtgaaaaTGGACAACTCCATCCAGCCAGGGCCGTTCCGGGCTGTTCTCAAGTACCTGTACACAGGGGAGCTGGACGAGAACGAGCGAGACCTCATGCACATCGCCCACATCGCTGAGCTGCTTGAGGTctttgatctgtgcatgatggtGGCCAACATCCTCAACAACGAGGCCTTCATGAACCAGGAGATCACCAAGGCCTTCCATGTCCACCAGACAAACCGGGTTAAGGAGTGCTTGGCCAAAGGCACCTTCTCAC ATGTGACCTTCATCCTGGATGATGGCACCATCAGTGCCCACAAGCCCCTGTTGATTTCTAGCTGTGACTGGATGGCTGCCATGTTT GGGGGGTCACTTGTGGAGAGTTCCACCAGGGAG GTGGTATTTCCTTTCACAAGCAAGAGCTGCATGCGGGCCGTGCTGGAGTACCTGTACACTGGCATGTTCACCTCCAGCCCCGACCTGGACGACATGAAACTCATCATCCTGGCCAACCGCCTCTGCCTGCCACACTTGGTCGCCCTCACAG AGCAGTACACAGTGACTGGGCtgatggaagcaacccagatgatGGTGGACATCGATGGGGACGTCCTTGTGTTCCTGGAACTGGCTCAG TTCCACTGTGCGTACCAGTTGGCTGACTGGTGTCTTCACCACATCTGCACCAACTACAACAATGTGTGTCGCAAGTTCCCCCGAGACATGAAGGCCATGTCCCCAG AAAACCAGCAGTATCTCGAGAAACACCGGTGGCCACCCGTCTGGTACCTGAAGGAGGAAGACCACTACCAGCGGGCCCGGAAGGAGCGCGAGAAGGAGGACTATCTGCACCTGAAGCGGCAGCCCAAGCGGCGCTGGTTGTTCTGGAATAGTCCGTCCTCGGCGTCCTCTTCGGCCGCCTCCTCGGCGTCCCCATCCTCCTCCTCGGCTGTGGTCTGA